The following are encoded in a window of Vigna unguiculata cultivar IT97K-499-35 chromosome 8, ASM411807v1, whole genome shotgun sequence genomic DNA:
- the LOC114194646 gene encoding acyl-CoA-binding domain-containing protein 3-like codes for MELLTVVDDFFVTASLALLLTFIVLKLVEVVNDIHATPKRHLAPQPIPPLSHAERFMVQRAQSESKLRFSTPVHYVTEYKIEKPTLEPVPQSKAVEIECEEATVEPVPPVQPAESKDTICCISPVQAATCVGSEHKVEEAVVELDSNFVLESPVKSHTDIVVIEEIAETNEGTTQEFEEKRDVESVEDPCTEIEVSAVENGVKENDYNDDDDDDDWEGIERSELEKEFMAATEFVANEGDRLENVGSNVKMELYGLHKVATEGPCREPQPMALKLSARAKWNAWQKLGSMNPEVAMEQYISLLSNKFPEWMKDTSTGISGHEPIKPEVSESAASDLSTTLSHQQLILANRELEQESYSEERSPLAGSDLNNNVNK; via the exons ATGGAGCTTCTGACCGTGGTGGATGATTTTTTTGTCACGGCGTCTCTGGCGCTTCTTCTCACTTTCATCGTCTTGAAGCTCGTCGAGGTCGTCAACGACATTCACGCCACACCAAAACGTCACCTCGCTCCCCAACCGATCCCTCCGCTTTCTCATGCCGAACGCTTTATGGTTCAGCGCGCTCAAAGCGAGAGCAAGCTCCGTTTTAGTACTCCGGTTCACTATGTAACCGAATACAAGATAGAAAAGCCCACGCTCGAACCGGTTCCTCAAAGTAAGGCTGTAGAAATCGAATGTGAAGAAGCTACGGTCGAACCGGTTCCCCCGGTTCAGCCCGCTGAAAGCAAGGACACGATATGTTGTATTAGTCCGGTTCAAGCTGCCACGTGTGTAGGAAGCGAACACAAGGTTGAAGAGGCTGTGGTGGAACTCGATTCCAACTTTGTTCTCGAGTCACCGGTAAAATCACACACAGACATTGTCGTTATAGAGGAAATAGCAGAGACTAATGAGGGAACAACACAAGAGTTTGAGGAGAAGAGGGACGTCGAAAGTGTTGAAGATCCTTGCACTGAAATTGAAGTTTCTGCTGTAGAAAACGGCGTGAAAGAGAATGATtacaatgatgatgatgatgatgatgattggGAAGGGATTGAGAGGAGTGAGTTGGAGAAAGAGTTTATGGCGGCTACGGAATTTGTTGCTAACGAGGGTGATCGATTGGAGAATGTTGGAAGCAACGTGAAAATGGAGTTGTATGGGCTTCACAAGGTTGCGACGGAAGGGCCTTGCCGTGAACCTCAGCCAATGGCTCTCAAGCTCTCTGCACGTGCCAAGTG GAATGCTTGGCAAAAGCTGGGGAGCATGAATCCAGAGGTTGCAATGGAGCAGTATATCAGCCTTCTTTCGAACAAATTTCCTGAATGGATGAAAGATACTTCAACT GGAATTAGTGGTCATGAACCCATAAAGCCTGAAGTTTCTGAGTCCGCTGCTTCTGATCTGAGCACAACTTTGTCTCATCAGCAACTGATCTTAGCTAATAG GGAACTTGAACAAGAGTCTTATTCCGAGGAGCGTAGCCCACTTGCAGGGTCAGATTTAAATAACAAT GTTAACAAATGA
- the LOC114193494 gene encoding transcription initiation factor TFIID subunit 4b-like codes for MDPSIMKLLEDDEDETMHSGVDVEAFQAALNRDIGGDVSASQFPGSDAVLSQGSNNTSSQSSSQWPTSNHDNQSDGQNQEPKTAQEQHSSEMEPKQHGSLGEHLQHVASQDVNNIHLSQKQSQDDSHQAPAVQVPLHNSQTIGIHNSGKDSVLNKEVVKSHNPSSESQYAKLQQMSNQQATVSEQPSSQVNRSNKQVPFGLLLPILLPQLAKDRAMQLQTLFTKLKKDEIPKDSFVRLMKGIVGDQMLRQALAKVQMQPQARPNQASAGQQLPVRMPTVSSGARQLNDPHALAQMHQRSMNVAVDQSRMSSSAGQTMDSNARKSQEFDVKIESQGLQPNQLTSSNSNSIGQETERASVHIQGLNKQQQHHLHFASAYGNSGGNYNPYSGTTSSSTSSIKPQSHDSHMNQIPHQSIGSNHLGGSTHGLSVIGMPKLEQQTSFNDPKRLPGGSVSSAVNNTASQQTSNAWQPSTNKEQNLGLMSSVSYVKKEPGDLSTEQQNRHNLSKLHGYSSVNSAQLEQSGASQGALKDEFSRGLPASTNMPPTTSTGLLPHSSASASAVNHLDSSVLLSSQIPSNASGIAARPSLKKSAATQKKPLEALGSSPPPSSKKQKTSGGYAEQSIEQLNDVTAVSGVDLREEEEQLFSGPKEDSRVSEASRKAVQEEEERLILQKAPLQKKLIDIMAKCGLKGMSNDVEKCLSLSVEERMRGLISNLIRLSKQRVDFEKTRHRTVVTSDVRQQIMTINRKVREEWEKKQAEAEKLRKLNDVDGNTGGDGDKDKDDGRSKSTKVNKEEDDKMRTNAANVAARAAYGGDDMLSKWQLMAEQAKQKREGGVDVSSGSQPAKDVNRKSSSTSERSTKDNQEGEKRGSTPFLASSVARKLGKSHAVAPQTRVARSISVKDVIAVLEREPQMSKSPLIHRLYEKIHSEAPVEQG; via the exons ATGGACCCGTCTATCATGAAGCTGCTAGAAGATGATGAG GATGAAACAATGCATTCAGGGGTGGATGTGGAAGCCTTCCAGGCTGCTCTAAATAGAGATATAGGAGGAGATGTGTCTGCTTCTCAGTTTCCTGGTTCAGATGCAG TGTTGTCTCAAGGAAGCAATAATACATCAAGTCAATCTTCATCACAGTGGCCTACTTCTAACCATGACAACCAAAGTGATGGTCAAAATCAAGAGCCTAAAACTGCACAAGAGCAACATTCATCTGAGATGGAGCCGAAGCAACATGGGTCTCTTGGCGAACACCTTCAGCATGTTGCTTCTCAGGATGtaaataatattcatttatCACAGAAACAATCTCAAGATGACAGTCACCAAGCACCTGCTGTACAAGTTCCCCTCCACAATTCTCAAACTATCGGAattcataattctggaaaagatTCAGTCCTTAATAAAGAAGTAGTAAAGAGTCATAATCCCAGCAGTGAATCTCAGTATGCAAAGTTGCAGCAGATGAGTAATCAACAGGCTACAGTCTCTGAGCAGCCAAGTAGCCAAGTAAATCGTAGTAATAAGCAGGTACCATTTGGCCTGTTGCTACCCATTTTGCTTCCTCAACTTGCCAAAGACAGAGCCATGCAACTTCAAACCTTGTTTACAAAATTGAAG AAAGATGAAATACCGAAAGACAGTTTTGTGCGGCTTATGAAAGGTATCGTAGGGGACCAGATGCTTAGACAAGCATTAGCAAAGGTGCAAATGCAACCTCAG GCAAGGCCCAATCAAGCATCTGCTGGGCAGCAGCTTCCTGTAAGGATGCCAACTGTTAGTTCAGGTGCTAGACAATTGAATGATCCCCATGCTTTAGCACAGATGCATCAAAGAAGTATGAATGTTGCCGTTGACCAATCTCGCATGAGTTCTTCAGCTGGCCAAACCATGGATAGCAATGCCAGAAAATCTCAGGAATTCGATGTTAAAATAGAATCTCAAGGATTGCAGCCAAACCAGTTGACGTCTTCCAATTCCAACTCAATAGGTCAAGAAACAGAAAGAGCATCAGTTCACATACAAGGGCTCAATAAGCAGCAGCAACACCATCTACATTTTGCATCAGCGTATGGAAACAGTGGTGGTAACTATAACCCTTATTCTGGGACAACAAGCAGTTCCACTTCGTCTATCAAACCGCAATCACATGATTCACACATGAATCAAATTCCTCATCAAAGTATTGGTTCAAATCACTTAGGTGGGTCAACACATGGTTTGAGTGTAATTGGTATGCCAAAACTTGAACAGCAGACTTCTTTCAATGATCCCAAGAGATTGCCAGGTGGATCTGTGTCTTCTGCTGTAAACAATACAGCATCTCAACAAACTTCAAATGCTTGGCAACCATCAACAAACAAAGAACAAAATCTGGGCTTAATGTCATCTGTTTCTTATGTGAAGAAGGAACCTGGTGACTTGTCCACTGAGCAGCAAAATAGGCATAATTTGTCTAAATTGCATGGGTATTCTTCTGTTAATTCTGCTCAGCTTGAACAGAGTGGTGCCAGTCAAGGAGCTCTAAAAGACGAGTTTTCAAGAGGTCTTCCAGCATCCACAAACATGCCACCTACAACATCTACTGGCTTGCTACCACACAGTTCTGCTTCCGCTTCTGCTGTGAACCACCTAGACTCCAGTGTCTTG CTAAGCTCTCAGATTCCATCAAATGCTTCTGGAATTGCTGCAAGGCCATCCCTTAAAAAGTCTGCTGCTACCCAAAAGAAACCACTTGAAGCACTTGGTTCCTCACCTCCTCCTTCTAG TAAAAAGCAAAAAACTTCTGGCGGATATGCTGAACAAAGCATTGAACAACTTAATGATGTCACTGCTGTTAGTGGAGTTGACCTCAGG GAAGAGGAAGAGCAGTTATTTTCAGGGCCCAAAGAGGATAGTCGAGTGTCAGAAGCATCTCGAAAGGCTGTGCAAGAAGAAGAGGAAAGGCTGATCTTGCAGAAAGCTCcattgcaaaaaaaattaattgacatCA TGGCCAAGTGTGGCTTGAAGGGTATGAGCAATGATGTGGAGAAATGCTTGTCACTG AGTGTGGAGGAAAGGATGCGTGGACTGATAAGTAACCTGATTAGATTATCAAAACAG AGGGTTGATTTTGAGAAAACGAGACATCGGACTGTTGTCACTTCAGACGTTCGGCAGCAAATCATGACAATAAATAGGAAAGTAAGGGAAGAGTGGGAGAAAAAACAGGCGGAAGCAGAGAAGCTTCGGAAACTAAATGAT GTTGACGGCAATACTGGAGGTGATGGTGACAAGGATAAGGACGATGGCCGTTCTAAATCAACAAAG GTGAACAAGGAAGAGGATGACAAGATGAGGACAAATGCTGCAAATGTTGCTGCTCGTGCTGCTTATGGGGGAGATGACATGCTGTCGAAGTGGCAACTTATGGCTGAGCAAGCCAAGCAAAAACGTGAAGGGGGAGTGGACGTGTCATCTGGTTCTCAACCAGCTAAAGATGTGAACCGCAAATCTTCATCAACATCTGAAAGAAGTACAAAGGATAACCAAGAAGGGGAGAAAAGAGGTTCAACCCCTTTTCTAGCAAGTTCAG TGGCCAGAAAACTTGGGAAGAGTCATGCCGTGGCCCCTCAAACTAGGGTAGCTCGAAGCATCTCTGTGAAGGATGTGATTGCAGTCTTGGAGAGGGAGCCCCAAATGTCTAAATCCCCACTCATACATCGTTTGTACGAGAAAATTCATTCTGAAGCCCCAGTTGAACAAGGTTAA
- the LOC114195656 gene encoding uncharacterized protein LOC114195656 isoform X2, which translates to MNNSSTSLQGHCSLQVHCVANMKVSAFFSLLLVVGATVVFFNILIPTTATPGTNYGDKATLVAVSRKLKENGKNVKSGMSKNDDMSRVILTDYYPVDPPPNSRPKASLNPGPIQHGSPLNPYIPKPLPPDHPPKPGDSD; encoded by the exons ATGAATAATAGTAG TACTTCACTTCAAGGACATTGTTCACTTCAGGTTCATTGTGTTGCTAACATGAAGGTTTCTGCTTTCTTTTCTTTGCTCTTGGTGGTTGGAGCAACTGTGGTGTTCTTCAACATCTTAATTCCTACTACTGCAACACCTG GGACCAATTATGGTGATAAGGCAACACTGGTTGCAGTGAGCAGGAAACTGAAG GAAAATGGAAAGAATGTTAAGAGTGGTATGAGCAAGAATGATGATATGAGTCGAGTGATTCTGACCGATTACTATCCCGTTGATCCACCACCAAATTCTAGACCAAAGGCATCTTTAAATCCTGGACCTATTCAGCATGGAAGCCCTCTGAATCCATACATACCAAAACCTTTACCTCCTGATCATCCTCCTAAACCTGGAGATTCTGACTAA
- the LOC114195656 gene encoding uncharacterized protein LOC114195656 isoform X1: MNNSSTSLQGHCSLQVHCVANMKVSAFFSLLLVVGATVVFFNILIPTTATPEFTGTNYGDKATLVAVSRKLKENGKNVKSGMSKNDDMSRVILTDYYPVDPPPNSRPKASLNPGPIQHGSPLNPYIPKPLPPDHPPKPGDSD, translated from the exons ATGAATAATAGTAG TACTTCACTTCAAGGACATTGTTCACTTCAGGTTCATTGTGTTGCTAACATGAAGGTTTCTGCTTTCTTTTCTTTGCTCTTGGTGGTTGGAGCAACTGTGGTGTTCTTCAACATCTTAATTCCTACTACTGCAACACCTG AATTCACAGGGACCAATTATGGTGATAAGGCAACACTGGTTGCAGTGAGCAGGAAACTGAAG GAAAATGGAAAGAATGTTAAGAGTGGTATGAGCAAGAATGATGATATGAGTCGAGTGATTCTGACCGATTACTATCCCGTTGATCCACCACCAAATTCTAGACCAAAGGCATCTTTAAATCCTGGACCTATTCAGCATGGAAGCCCTCTGAATCCATACATACCAAAACCTTTACCTCCTGATCATCCTCCTAAACCTGGAGATTCTGACTAA
- the LOC114195658 gene encoding sugar transporter ERD6-like 16, with translation MACQQSVGINGIGFYTAETFVAAGFSSGKAGTIAYACMQVPFTILGAILMDRSGRRPLIMVNGDWTTKIICIHYQLRNSGQVSNLVRNGITETVVTNIQS, from the exons ATGGCATGTCAACAATCTGTTGGAATTAACGGCATAGGATTCTACACAGCTGAGACTTTTGTAGCAGCTG GATTTTCTTCAGGAAAAGCTGGAACCATAGCATATGCTTGTATGCAG GTTCCATTTACTATATTGGGAGCAATTTTGATGGATAGGTCTGGAAGAAGGCCTCTTATAATGGTAAATGGGGATTGGACcactaaaattatttgtattcatTATCAACTCAGAAACTCTGGACAAGTTAGCAATTTGGTGAGGAATGGTATCACTGAAACTGTTGTTACTAACATCCAGAGTTAG
- the LOC114195657 gene encoding uncharacterized protein LOC114195657 isoform X2, with amino-acid sequence MKLSGFFALLLVVGATLMFFNILTPTTATPGTNYGDKATVIAVSRKLKENGNNVESVMSNNDDMIPTDYSPVDPPPGSRSKASLYPDPIEHGTPLIPYIPKPAPSPPGDSD; translated from the exons ATGAAGCTTTCTGGTTTCTTTGCTTTGCTCTTGGTGGTTGGAGCAACTTTGATGTTCTTCAACATCTTAACTCCTACTACTGCAACACCTG GGACCAATTATGGTGATAAGGCAACAGTGATTGCAGTGAGCAGGAAACTGAAG GAAAATGGAAACAATGTTGAAAGTGTTATGAGCAACAATGATGATATGATTCCGACTGATTACAGTCCCGTTGATCCACCACCAGGTTCTAGATCAAAGGCCTCTCTATATCCTGATCCTATTGAGCATGGAACCCCTCTGATTCCATACATCCCAAAACCTGCACCTTCACCTCCTGGAGATTCTGACTAA
- the LOC114195657 gene encoding uncharacterized protein LOC114195657 isoform X1: MKLSGFFALLLVVGATLMFFNILTPTTATPDFTGTNYGDKATVIAVSRKLKENGNNVESVMSNNDDMIPTDYSPVDPPPGSRSKASLYPDPIEHGTPLIPYIPKPAPSPPGDSD, from the exons ATGAAGCTTTCTGGTTTCTTTGCTTTGCTCTTGGTGGTTGGAGCAACTTTGATGTTCTTCAACATCTTAACTCCTACTACTGCAACACCTG ATTTCACAGGGACCAATTATGGTGATAAGGCAACAGTGATTGCAGTGAGCAGGAAACTGAAG GAAAATGGAAACAATGTTGAAAGTGTTATGAGCAACAATGATGATATGATTCCGACTGATTACAGTCCCGTTGATCCACCACCAGGTTCTAGATCAAAGGCCTCTCTATATCCTGATCCTATTGAGCATGGAACCCCTCTGATTCCATACATCCCAAAACCTGCACCTTCACCTCCTGGAGATTCTGACTAA